Proteins encoded by one window of Arachis ipaensis cultivar K30076 chromosome B04, Araip1.1, whole genome shotgun sequence:
- the LOC110271371 gene encoding F-box/kelch-repeat protein At3g23880-like produces MKQSSMEKKKLKSFNDLLPPELIRAILLRVPIKHLACVRCVSKLWNTLISDPNFAKSHLDLSLAPSHTCLFLQDNSHAYSVDLDALLQDDNDGVDAIALSLPFMKKPPSDFHLLGSCRGFVLLHREPQFLILWNPLTDSCKRISYSHMVNAVINGRVYDRLVKVFCFLHDALLYGFGYDASQDDYVVVVAYKGKDGENHFDLCYLRSNSWISLDAALPKSSYWDNWKPKGLFCNGAIHWSTYEYCIDILIFDLKERSFSTICGQHLFKPHLVLLGGCLAFYLYGENTAGENTTEIWVMKEYKVESSWTVYEIPLELFKPLCLSANGDIIGRCYPSDGEVGFYIYNVRGELLKHVQYLYGEPSNHIRSVVHVDCLMAVPSNIKKKKRKKVRITKRLNKGGIRS; encoded by the exons ATGAAGCAGTCCAGcatggagaagaagaagctcaagagcttcaACGATCTCCTTCCTCCGGAGCTGATACGAGCAATATTACTGAGGGTTCCCATCAAACACCTTGCGTGCGTCAGGTGCGTTTCCAAGCTATGGAATACTCTCATTTCCGATCCCAATTTCGCAAAATCCCATCTTGACCTCTCTCTCGCACCCTCTCATACATGCCTCTTCCTCCAAGACAATTCTCACGCTTACTCAGTTGACCTCGACGCACTGCTTCAAGATGATAATGATGGCGTTGATGCAATagccctctctctccctttcATGAAGAAGCCACCTTCTGATTTTCATCTTCTTGGTTCCTGCAGAGGGTTCGTACTCTTACACCGCGAACCACAGTTTCTTATCTTATGGAATCCACTCACTGATTCCTGCAAAAGAATCTCATACTCTCATATGGTTAATGCCGTAATAAATGGTAGAGTTTATGATCGTCTTGTTAAGGTCTTCTGCTTTCTCCATGATGCGCTTCTATATGGCTTTGGGTATGATGCGTCACAAGATGATTATGTAGTAGTTGTAGCCTATAAGGGTAAAGACGGCGAAAACCATTTTGATCTGTGTTATTTGAGAAGCAATTCATGGATTAGTCTTGATGCTGCACTTCCCAAATCATCGTACTGGGATAATTGGAAACCCAAGGGGTTGTTCTGTAACGGGGCTATTCATTGGTCTACTTATGAGTACTGTATTGACATTCTTATCTTTGATCTGAAGGAAAGAAGTTTCTCCACGATATGCGGGCAACACCTATTTAAACCCCATCTCGTCCTGCTAGGAGGATGCCTAGCCTTCTATTTGTATGGAGAGAATACAGCAGGAGAGAATACAACTGAGATATGGGTGATGAAAGAATATAAAGTGGAGTCGTCTTGGACTGTGTATGAGATTCCTCTTGAACTCTTTAAGCCTCTGTGCTTATCTGCTAATGGGGATATTATTGGAAGATGTTATCCTTCAGATGGTGAAGTAGGGTTCTATATATATAATGTCAGAGGAGAGCTGCTCAAACATGTTCAATATCTTTATGGTGAGCCTTCCAACCACATAAGGTCCGTTGTACATGTGGACTGTCTCATGGCAGTCCCTAGCAacatcaagaagaagaagaggaaaaagg TCAGAATCACAAAGAGGTTAAACAAGGGAGGAATTAGGAGCTAA